In a genomic window of Gossypium arboreum isolate Shixiya-1 chromosome 7, ASM2569848v2, whole genome shotgun sequence:
- the LOC108458939 gene encoding uncharacterized protein LOC108458939, with protein sequence MRSGFCVYDSRGFDYGRTREALEELSSWISEGVHHSQLCLRYRDSKMMTDDMENDDMGSSSKFVLRRVNCVILIANMAEIYQALKAGDLKPLEAIRQLFCCAALRKSICLTKYGFLEEECDPVSAYALTEVVYRALLISDRGQLPKKRFHHRALLILLCLVRFIGVCFALLADVCSKLGEKEKLRI encoded by the exons ATGCGAAGCGGTTTCTGCGTTTACGATTCAAGAGGATTCGATTATGGTAGAACAAGGGAGGCATTAGAGGAATTATCGAGTTGGATCAGTGAAGGGGTTCATCATAGCCAGCTTTGCTTGAGATATCGCGACAGCAAAATGATGACAGACGATATGGAAAATGATGACATGGGATCGTCTTCAAAGTTCGTGCTGAGAAGAGTGAATTGCGTGATACTGATAGCTAACATGGCAGAGATTTACCAAGCTTTAAAAGCAGGCGATTTGAAGCCATTAGAGGCCATCAGACAGCTCTTCTGCTGCGCTGCTTTGCGAAAAAGCA TATGCCTTACAAAATACGGATTTCTCGAAGAAGAATGTGATCCAGTGTCAGCCTATGCCTTAACTGAAGTTGTGTACAGGGCACTGCTTATCTCAGATAGAGGACAGCTCCCAAAGAAAAGATTCCATCACCGGGCACTGTTGATATTACTATGCCTTGTACGTTTCATCGGTGTATGCTTTGCTTTGCTAGCTGATGTTTGTTCCAAACTTGGGGAGAAGGAGAAACTGAGGATATGA